A genomic region of Plasmodium malariae genome assembly, chromosome: 14 contains the following coding sequences:
- the PmUG01_14015400 gene encoding Plasmodium exported protein, unknown function, which produces MSKLINMENRNLIKFTFLLCFAQSTVGVLFVALCNIYISKSSTVSEVNLSYTYVRKLCENYISEKSMIDKDYMERALEIDYTTESFKIKNFLKEKNSDKQRTITYESLHKNKTVEKTLDDIFGIPESCKIYEFHTSIYNEKLNNIINSLKHKPSRRDMYNIWNEINFNERNKYISVIEQMYKIYKYLGKVYKINKYFGKKEWKKCFREFKIFVRERKNYLNYYFTNVINDKSTTLREFKYFLNFSVNISNILMKKAIDKCLIILNTGMLHSSTLDLDPSILNELNKNVSFYKCKRISYK; this is translated from the exons ATGagtaaattaataaatatggaaaatagaaatttgataaaatttaCGTTTTTGCTATGCTTTGCTCAGTCCACTGTAGGAGTGTTATTTGTGGCCTTATGC aacatatatatatctaaaagTAGTACTGTTTCGGAAGTGAATTTAAGTTACACATATGTAAGAAAATTATGTGAGAATTATATAAGTGAGAAAAGTATGATAGATAAAGATTATATGGAAAGAGCTTTAGAAATAGACTATACTACAgaatcttttaaaattaaaaatttcttaaaagaaaaaaattctgaTAAACAGCGTACGATAACTTATGAATCAttgcataaaaataagaCAGTAGAAAAAACATTAGATGATATATTTGGAATCCCAGAGAGTtgtaaaatttatgaatttcATACgtcaatatataatgaaaaattaaataatattattaattcattaaaaCATAAACCATCAAGGAGggatatgtataatatttggaatgaaattaattttaatgagagaaataaatatattagtgtAATAGAACaaatgtacaaaatatataaatatttaggaaaggtatacaaaataaacaaatattttggaaaaaaggaatggaaaaaatgctttcgtgaatttaaaattttcgtGAGAGAGAGAAAGAAttacttaaattattattttactaatGTAATTAACGATAAGTCAACAACATTGCgagaatttaaatatttccttAATTTTAGTGTAAATATTTCTAACATTTTGATGAAGAAAGCAATAGATAAAtgcttaattattttaaatacagGAATGCTACACAGTAGTACCTTAGATTTGGATCCAtcaattttaaatgaattaaataaaaatgtttcattttataaatgtaaaagaatatcatataaataa
- the PmUG01_14015500 gene encoding Plasmodium exported protein, unknown function: MNIVRLLLHVIAVTFVIWKSHSCYDMKDPIKYSVNKKNILERTIERKFSRILSSVENISNLNDEDCEVPYIRYIDDSDSEEDEPLSDEEDKKIIDYQFSEKVDKKYGLLFVDMRNKYIEFTELMDTKWRNKMWNEKWFKYLKTLYYDLHKYIVRSNLPISSRDCIFLRLLRLIQDDFKMFLNWVDAEWNKKLNQSKI; encoded by the exons ATGAATATAGTTAGACTTTTGTTACACGTTATCGCTGTAACATTTGTAATTTGGAAGTCCCATAGTTGCTATGACATGAa AGATCCCATTAAATATTCAGtcaataaaaagaatatattggAACGTACAATAGAGAGAAAATTTTCAAGAATTTTAAGTTCAGTAGAGAATATCTCAAATTTGAATGATGAAGACTGTGAAGTACCatatataagatatatagACGATTCAGACTCGGAGGAGGATGAACCACTATCGGATGAGGAAGATAAAAAGATTATTGATTATCAATTTTCTGAAAAAGtggataaaaaatatggctTACTCTTTGTAGATATGCGCaacaaatatattgaatTTACGGAACTAATGGACACTAAGTGGAGAAATAAAATGTGGAATGAAAAATGGTTTAAATACTTAAAAACCTTGTATTATgatttacataaatacattgTCCGTTCTAATCTTCCTATAAGCTCTCGGGATTGTATTTTCTTAAGATTACTTCGTCTTATTCAGGatgattttaaaatgtttttaaattgGGTAGATGCTGAATGGAATAAGAAGTTGAATCAAAGTAagatataa
- the PmUG01_14015600 gene encoding Plasmodium exported protein, unknown function, producing the protein MMEKISNLSFLTKFVTFTLFFWVSHYSNESSPFGKLWNKKNNQSSNSLKIGASRLLKGQADVIDEQRNAYLREQLMGMLDNTEDDITFAKQFNVLMKENSGQNEFNKYANVDKSMDACNYDGEFSKIYNLYVNNNNSEKKSNPIYVKDDLAKKNNSLKQDNNTSKRNTQNSGNDFENLHNSFKFNMKSSGNRNKQKNESSLSKKSDSSTSLAKTANSPNINMHNKSDKEKYSLKEDSTSLANRANALKYAQNIQILLNKFKYFNNMETAVSELKKDSKTKKLIDELIQGNVMENFFYMLKYADDSKDILNDLNNNDNIEKLLYVLKFFDNGKTSNEKKMTFSDVQSKGKKVLKIKRSLITSFIINVFKKFDQMYENQLYSLFNNSDKTNLKDASDFKKAMHYIGYMKIFIPIIASFLLIGFSIAAQEVAKYVIIVLSILASTGYTLFKAKKCYYKNKVAKAKSNNK; encoded by the exons atgatggaaaaaattagtaaCTTAAGTTTCTTAACGAAATTTGTTACCTTTACCTTGTTTTTTTGGGTATCTCATTACTCTAATGAG TCAAGTCCTTTTGGTAAATTATGGAACAAGAAAAACAACCAAAGTAGCAATTCATTGAAGATAGGTGCCAGTAGATTGTTAAAAGGACAAGCAGACGTAATAGATGAACAAAGAAATGCATATCTAAGAGAACAATTAATGGGAATGCTAGATAATACTGAAGATGATATTACCTTTGCAAAACaatttaatgttttaatgaAAGAGAATTCTGGCCaaaatgaatttaataaatatgcaaaTGTTGATAAATCCATGGATGCATGCAACTATGATGGTGAATTTAgtaagatatataatttatatgtgaaTAACAATAATTCTGAAAAGAAATCGAATCCAATATATGTTAAAGATGatttagcaaaaaaaaataattcattaaaaCAAGATAATAATACTTCAAAACGAAACACTCAAAATTCTGGTAAtgattttgaaaatttacataattcatttaaatttaatatgaaaTCATCTGGAAACAGAAACAAGCAGAAAAATGAAAGTAGTTTGTCAAAAAAGAGTGATTCAAGTACCAGCTTAGCCAAAACAGCTAATTCTCCAAATATAAACATGCATAACAAATCagacaaagaaaaatattcattaaaagAGGATAGTACTTCTCTTGCAAACAGAGCAAATGCTTTGAAATATGCGCAGAACATTCAAATACttcttaataaatttaaatattttaataatatggaAACTGCAGTTTCTGAATTAAAGAAAGATTCTAAAACCAAAAAACTTATTGATGAGTTAATACAAGGTAATGTTATggaaaatttcttttatatgttaaaatatgCAGATGATTCTAAGGATATACTTAatgatttaaataataatgataacatAGAAAAGCTACTCtatgtattaaaattttttgataatgGTAAAACctcaaatgaaaaaaaaatgacattTTCAGATGTACAATCGAAAGGAAAGAAggtgttaaaaataaagagaagtTTGATCAcatcatttataattaatgtgTTCAAAAAATTCGACCAAATGTATGAAAATCAGTTATACagtttatttaataattcagATAAAACCAATTTGAAAGATGCAAgtgattttaaaaaagctATGCACTATATTggatatatgaaaatttttataccaATTATAGCAAGTTTTTTACTTATAGGATTTTCTATTGCAGCGCAAGAAGTTgcaaaatatgttataatagTTCTATCTATTCTAGCATCAACCGGTTACACTTTGTTTAAAGCAAAGAAATGctattataagaataaagTTGCAAAAGcgaaaagtaataataaataa